One Pseudomonas rhizophila DNA window includes the following coding sequences:
- a CDS encoding M48 family metalloprotease yields MTFLRPTLLTLACLLASPGFADDLPSLGDASSAIVSPQQEHQLGRAWLALLRSQVSQLNDPQLKDYVESSVYKLVETSQVNDRRLEFILINSPQLNAFAAPGGIVGVNGGLFLNAQTEGEYASVMAHELAHLSQRHFARGVEAQQRMQVPMMAALLAGIVIAAAGGGDAGIAAIAGTQAAAIQEQRRFSRQNEQEADRIGIQNLEKAGYDPRSMPTMFERLMRQYRFDARPPEFLLTHPVTESRIADTRNRAEQARPGGIEDSMRYQLIRARVKLIYEETPGLGAKRFRAQLDENPKNDVARYGLAIAQIKGGQLNEARENLKQLLAKSPNEIIYNLAQVDLDITSNKLPDAQARVDRMLTQYPGNYPLNQVRVDLLLKQNRPADAEKALENLLKTRPDDPDVWYMVAETRGLSGNIIGLHQARAEYFALVGDYRQAIQQLDFAKRRAGSNFPLSSRIDARQRELMEQERMVKDMMG; encoded by the coding sequence ATGACATTTCTGCGCCCCACCCTGCTGACGCTCGCTTGCCTGCTTGCCTCACCGGGCTTCGCCGACGACCTGCCGTCACTTGGCGACGCCAGTTCTGCCATCGTCTCGCCGCAACAGGAGCACCAGTTGGGTCGCGCCTGGCTGGCCTTGCTGCGCAGTCAGGTCTCACAGCTCAACGATCCACAGCTCAAGGACTACGTCGAGTCCAGCGTTTACAAACTGGTGGAGACCAGCCAGGTCAACGACCGACGCCTGGAGTTCATCCTGATCAACAGCCCGCAGCTCAACGCTTTCGCCGCACCCGGCGGAATCGTCGGGGTCAACGGTGGACTGTTCCTCAATGCGCAGACCGAAGGTGAATACGCCTCGGTCATGGCCCACGAACTGGCGCACTTGTCACAACGCCACTTTGCCCGGGGCGTCGAAGCTCAACAACGCATGCAGGTGCCGATGATGGCAGCGCTGCTGGCCGGCATTGTGATCGCCGCCGCCGGTGGGGGTGACGCCGGGATCGCGGCCATTGCCGGCACCCAGGCAGCAGCCATCCAGGAACAACGACGTTTCTCTCGCCAGAACGAACAGGAAGCCGACCGCATCGGCATCCAGAACCTGGAAAAGGCCGGCTATGATCCGCGGTCCATGCCGACCATGTTCGAACGGCTGATGCGCCAGTACCGTTTCGACGCCAGGCCCCCTGAATTCCTGCTGACTCACCCAGTGACCGAGTCCCGAATCGCCGACACCCGCAACCGTGCCGAACAGGCAAGGCCAGGTGGCATCGAAGACAGCATGCGTTATCAATTGATTCGCGCACGGGTCAAGTTGATCTACGAAGAAACTCCGGGGCTGGGCGCCAAGCGCTTCCGGGCGCAGCTGGATGAAAATCCGAAGAACGATGTGGCCCGCTATGGCTTGGCGATCGCGCAGATCAAGGGCGGCCAGTTGAATGAGGCCCGGGAAAACCTCAAGCAGCTCCTGGCCAAATCGCCCAACGAGATCATCTATAACCTGGCCCAGGTCGATCTGGATATCACCAGCAACAAGCTGCCAGACGCTCAGGCTCGCGTCGACCGGATGCTGACCCAGTACCCGGGCAACTATCCGCTGAATCAGGTGCGCGTCGACTTGCTGCTCAAGCAGAACCGCCCCGCCGACGCCGAGAAGGCTCTGGAGAACCTGCTCAAGACTCGTCCGGACGATCCGGATGTCTGGTACATGGTGGCAGAGACCCGCGGACTGTCGGGCAACATCATCGGCCTGCACCAGGCCCGCGCCGAATACTTCGCCCTGGTGGGCGACTACCGGCAGGCCATCCAGCAACTGGACTTCGCCAAACGGCGCGCCGGCAGCAATTTCCCGCTGTCGTCACGCATCGACGCCAGGCAGCGCGAGCTCATGGAGCAGGAGCGCATGGTCAAGGACATGATGGGCTGA